A stretch of the Papaver somniferum cultivar HN1 chromosome 6, ASM357369v1, whole genome shotgun sequence genome encodes the following:
- the LOC113286551 gene encoding anther-specific proline-rich protein APG-like, whose protein sequence is MSSVMGKKGGKRASNSMAFLFTASALLLVVLVSLSFPSPADAFGRVPNFKLKSPSPPPKKPIYMPPTPTKKPIYVPSTPPKKSPPPVPKKPHHYVPSKPPNKPVNPMKPKSPPPYQPDLTTDGLNFHIPGLPRPKPNFPYPKPRVPVRRRNYPPPPPRD, encoded by the coding sequence ATGTCGAGTGTTATGGGGAAAAAAGGAGGCAAGAGAGCCTCAAATTCAATGGCTTTCTTATTTACTGCTAGTGCTCTTCTGCTGGTAGTACTAGTCTCTTTGAGTTTTCCATCTCCAGCTGATGCATTCGGGAGAGTCCCTAATTTTAAGCTCAaatctccttcaccaccaccaaagAAGCCAATTTATATGCCTCCGACACCAACAAAGAAGCCAATCTATGTGCCTTCAACACCACCTAAGAAATCTCCACCACCGGTACCAAAGAAGCCACATCATTATGTGCCTTCAAAACCACCAAATAAGCCAGTAAATCCTATGAAGCCAAAATCCCCTCCACCATATCAGCCAGACCTAACCACTGACGGATTGAATTTTCATATTCCAGGACTGCCCaggccaaaaccaaattttccttaTCCAAAACCAAGAGTACCAGTAAGACGACGAaattatccaccaccaccacctcgtgACTAA